A window of Pseudomonas putida genomic DNA:
CTGAACCATGCTTTCGAGAACTGCTTCCGACCTGTACTGGATGTCGCGCTATCTGGAGCGCGCAGAGAACCTTGCACGCATGCTCGAGGTCAGCTATTCGCTATCACTGATGCCCCAGGCCGGGCGCAGTGACGGCCATGCCGAGCTGGCCATGTCGTTGCTGGCATCCGGAACGCTGGACGACTACCGCCGCCGGCACAGCGAACTCGACACCGAGCGCATGCTGCACTTCTTTGCCCTCGACGCGACCAACCCCGGCAGTATCTATTGCTGCCTGCAGGCGGCCAGGACCAATGCACACGCAGTGCGTGGCCGCATCACCGCCGACATGTGGGAGAACATCAACGCTACCTGGATCGAAATGCGCAACATTGCCGGCAATGGCCTCGGCCATTACGGCATCAGCCAGTTCTGCGAATGGGTCAAGGAGCGCTCGCACCTGTTCCGCGGTGCGACCTCAGGCACCATCATGCGCAACGACGCCTACAGTTTCATCCGTCTGGGGACCTTCCTGGAGCGGGCCGACAACACCCTGCGGCTGCTCGATGCACGCTATGAAATGTTCGGTGAGGCCTCCGAAGAGGTCAGCGATGACTCTGCCCGCGGCTATTACCAATGGAGCGCCTTGCTGCGCGCGCTGACCTCCTACGAAGCCTTCAACGAACTCTATCGCGCCGCGCCCAGTGCACGGCCGGTATCCGAGTTGCTGTTGCTGCGGGTCGACGTGCCCCGCTCGCTACATGCCTGCATCGAAGAACTGGACCAGATCCTTGCCAGCCTGCCGGGCAGCACCAGGCGCGCCGCCCAGCGCATGGCTGCCGAACTCAACGCGCGCCTGCGCTACACCGCGATCGACGAAATCCTCGAGGCAGGCTTGCATCCGTGGCTGACCGATTTCATCGGCCGCATCAATCAACTGGGCCAGGCGGTCCATCACTCCTATCTGGAGGTCGTATGAAACTGTCCATTCGCCACGACACCACCTACAGCTATGCAAGCGATGTGTGCAACAGCATCCAGTTCCTGCGCCTTACACCCCGCAGCAGCGAGCGCCAGCGCATCAATGAATGGCAACTGGACCTGCCCTGCAAGGTCAACGGCCAGATCGACCCGTATGGCAACATCCTGCATGTGCTGACCCTGGACAAACCCCACGGGCATCTGGCACTGACCGCCAGCGGCCAGGTGGAGATCGACCCGGAGCGCGAGCAGGAGGCCGGCGAACACTCCCCCCTGCCATTCCTGCGCAGTAGCCACCTGACCCAGGCCGATGATGCACTCAAGGCCTTCGCCAACCGGCACTGTGGCGAACACCGCGACCGGGCGGCGCTGGTCGGGCTGATGCAAGCCCTGGCCGAGCACATGCCATACAGCCCCGGGGCCACGTCGGTGGGCACCACCGCCATTGAAGCGTTCGACGGCGCTGCCGGTGTCTGCCAGGACCACACCCACGCGTTCCTCGCCTGCGCACGTAGCCTGGGTATCCCGGCACGCTATGTCTCCGGTTACCTGTGCACCGAGGACGAGCAGCACCTGGCCAGCCATGCCTGGGCCGAAGCCTGGGTCGATGACGCCTGGTACAGCTTCGACATCACCAACCGGCTAACCCGGCCAGAGCGCCACCTGAAACTGGCAGTGGGCCTGGACTACCT
This region includes:
- a CDS encoding alpha-E domain-containing protein, translating into MLSRTASDLYWMSRYLERAENLARMLEVSYSLSLMPQAGRSDGHAELAMSLLASGTLDDYRRRHSELDTERMLHFFALDATNPGSIYCCLQAARTNAHAVRGRITADMWENINATWIEMRNIAGNGLGHYGISQFCEWVKERSHLFRGATSGTIMRNDAYSFIRLGTFLERADNTLRLLDARYEMFGEASEEVSDDSARGYYQWSALLRALTSYEAFNELYRAAPSARPVSELLLLRVDVPRSLHACIEELDQILASLPGSTRRAAQRMAAELNARLRYTAIDEILEAGLHPWLTDFIGRINQLGQAVHHSYLEVV
- a CDS encoding transglutaminase family protein — encoded protein: MKLSIRHDTTYSYASDVCNSIQFLRLTPRSSERQRINEWQLDLPCKVNGQIDPYGNILHVLTLDKPHGHLALTASGQVEIDPEREQEAGEHSPLPFLRSSHLTQADDALKAFANRHCGEHRDRAALVGLMQALAEHMPYSPGATSVGTTAIEAFDGAAGVCQDHTHAFLACARSLGIPARYVSGYLCTEDEQHLASHAWAEAWVDDAWYSFDITNRLTRPERHLKLAVGLDYLDACPVRGVRRGGGAESMQASVHVHRQ